In Acidobacteriota bacterium, the DNA window GGTGCTATCACGGGGGTTCAAGCCGAAGGTGCTATCACGGGGGTTCAAGCCGACCCTCCGTGCTTGAACCTCCGTGCTTGAACCTCCGTGCTTGAACCTCCGTGCTTGAACCTCCGTGCTTGAACCTTCGTGCTTGAACCTTCGTGGTTGAACTCCCGTGGTTGAACCCCCGTGAGGCTACTGCTCCCGCAACGCGATCATCGGATCTACCCGCGTCGTGCGCAGCGCCGGCAGCACGCTGGCGGCCACGCCGGCAATCATCAGGACCGTCGCGGCCAGGGCAAACGACGGGATGTCGAACGGCCCGACCCCGTAGAGTATGCCCTGCATCGAGCGCGCCAGCAGGCTGGCGGCTACCAGGCCGACCGCGCCGCCAATGGCCACGAGCGCCACGCTGCTCTTCACCACCAGCGCCACGGTGTTGCCGCCCGAGGCGCCAAGCGCCATGCGCAGGCCAATCTCCCGGGTCCGCTGCGACACCGAGTACGACAGCACGCCGTAGATGCCGAGCGCGGCCAGCAGGAGCGCAGCCACCGCGAACAGCGCCAGCAGCGTGGTGCTGAGGCGCGGCAGGAACACCGCGCGCGCGAGAATCTGATCCATGGTGCTCAGTTCGTAAATCGGCTGGCCCGGATCGACCTCCCAGATCACCCGCTGGATGGTGTTGGCCACCGTCATCGGGTCCTGGTTGGTGCGCGCCACCACCGCCATGCCGGCGGTCGGGCTCTGCTTCATCGGCAGGTAGACCTGCTTGCGCGGCTCGCGGTCGAGGCCCTGGTTGTGCACGTCGCCGACCACGCCCACCACCTGGCTCTTACCGTGGGGGTTCTGGATGACCAGGCCAAGCGGGCTGCGATCCGCAAAGTAGCGGCGCGCCATGGTCTCGTTGATCACGCTGGTGCGCGGGCCCACGTCGGCATCGCGCTCGTCGAGAAAGCGGCCCTCGATCAGCCGGATCTTCATGGTCTCGAAGTAGCCGGGCGCGACAATGCGGACGTCGGCCAGCGGATCTTCGGTGGGTGGCGGCGGCTGTCCTTCGACGTTAAACGGCAGGGCGCCGGCGGCGCCCACGTCGTGCAGCGGCATGGCCGACACCGCCGAGGCGTTGGTCACCCCGGGCGCGCGGCGCATCCGCTCGATCACATCCTCGTAGAACCGCACCTGCGTCTGGCGCTGGTACTTGGTGGCCGGCAGCAGCACGCGCGCGGCGATCAGGTTGGTGGAGTCGAACCCGGGATTCACCTCCAGCAGCTTCGAGAAGCTGCGCGTCATCAGGCCCGCGCCCACGAGCAGCACCAGCGCCAGGGCGACTTCCACCACCACCAGCCCGCTCAGCAGGCGGCGCGCGTACGGGCTGCCGGTGGTGCCAGACGATTCCTGCATGTTGTCGCGCAGGTCCTGGCGCGACGCGTGCAGCGCCGGCAGCAGGCCGAACGCCAGCGCGACGCCAATCGAGATCACCGTCGTGAACAGCAGCACGCCGCCGTCGAGCGCCAGGCCGTCCATGCGCGGCAGCTGGCTTTCGGGCAGGTTCGACAGCAGCCGCAGGCCGCCGAAGGCGGCGAGCAGGCCCGTCACACCGCCCGCAAACGACAACAGCAGGCTCTCGGCGACGATCGGCTTGGCAATTTCCCAGCGGCTCGCACCAAGTGCTCCGCGCACGGCCATCTCGCGCCGCCGGCTCGACAGCCGCGCCAGCAGCAGGTTGGCCATGTTGGCGCACACGATCAGCAGCAGGAACCCGACCGCGCCCATCAGCACCATCAGCGCCGGGCGCGACGCGCCCACCAGTTGTTCATGAGCGGCGACGACGCGCGCGGACCAGCCGGCGTTGCTGTCCTTGAATTCGGCGGCAATGCGGCTGGCGAGGACGGTGACTTCTTCCTGCGCCTGCTGCGCCGAGCTGCCTGGCGCGATGCGGCCGACCACCGTCAGCGACCGCGCCCGGCGCGATCGGCCGTGCATGTCCTTGGGATCGAACGCCAGCGGCGTCCACACCTCGACCTTGGTGCTGGTCGGGAACTCGAAGGCCGGCGGCATGACGCCGACCACGGTGAACGGCACCGCATCCAGTTGAATCACCTGGCCGATGATGCCGCGGTCGGCGGCGAGCACGCGCGTCCAGAAGCCATGGCTCAGGACCACCACGCGGTCCGCGCCGGGGACGGCCTCGTCCGCGGTGAACGTGCGGCCGAGTGCCGCGTTGCTCTTGAGGACCTTGAACAGGTCCGGCGTCGCGCGCAGGCCGGGGACGTTCTGCGGATCGCCGGTCCCCTTGTACGAGAAGTCGACGTGCCGGTACGCCGCCAGCGATTCCAGGCTCGTGGCCTCGCGCTGCCAGTCCTCGAAGGTGGGGATCGAGACCGGCCCCTGGTTGCCGTCGGGGTTCACCTCCCACAGCACGGCAATCTTCTCGGGATCCTCGTACGGCAGCGGGTTGAGCACCACCGTCTTGATCACGCTGAAGATCGCGGTGTTGGCACCAATGCCCAGCGCCAGGGTCAGCACCGACACCAGCACGAAGGTGGGCTGCCGGCGCAGGGTGCGGAAAGCGTAGGTGAACGCGGCGGTCCAGTCGGACATGCGGGCATTGTATATGGGTGCCTGGGTGCCAGGGTGCCAGGGTGCCAGGGTGCTTGGGAGTCAAACTTCCAGCCGGCAAGTTCCGTAGAATCAAGCAGTGAGCGAATCTGACAGCGTTGCCGACGGCCTGGACCACCAACTCGATCCCCGCGTCATCCCCATGCAGCGCATTTCCGGCGGCCTGTTCATTGCGGCGGTGCTGTTGGCCTCGCTGGTGGGGTTGGGTATCGCGCTGCTCGCCGGAGACGACATCCCGGGGTGGTTGCGAATGATGCTGTCGCTCGTGTGGCTGGTCCTCGCCATGCTTGGCGGCGTGTTCGCCTATCGCTGGCCGGTGCGTGCCTACCGGCACACCTCGTACCGCGTCGACGACCAGGGCATCGAGATCCGCCAGGGCGTGTACTGGCGAATCGTGATCAATGTGCCCCGCTCGCGCGTGCAGCACATCGACGTCGCCCAAGGCCCACTCGATCGGCGCTATGGACTCGGCAAGCTGGTAATCTACACGGCCGGCACCGATCACGCGAAGGTCGAGCTCGAGGGCCTCGCGCACGAACGCGCATTGCGCGTCCGCGCGCACCTGCTGCCGTCGGGAGCGGGCGATGCCGTCTGAACAGCGCCTGCACCCGGCGACGCTGCTGTTCGATCTGGCCGGTCACATCAAGCGGTTTGCCATTCCCGCCGTGCTGGTGATCGTCGGCGCCTCGCGATCGACCGGCGGTGACGGCGGCATGGTCCGCGGCGTGCCGGCCGGCTGGGAAGCGTGGCTGCTCGTCATGTTCGTCCCCGCCATGATCTTCAGCGTGGCCCGCTACCTGTCGTTCCGCCTCCACTACGACGAGCGTGAGCTGGTGATTCGCACCGGCCTGGTGTTCCGCAACGTGCGCCACATTCCGTTCGCGCGCATCCAGAACGTGGACGCCGTGCAGAACGTGTTTCATCGCTTCTTCGGCGTGGTCGAAGTGCGCGTCGAGACCGGCGGCGGCAAGGAGGAAGAGGCGCGGCTGAGCGTGCTGCCACGCGCGGCCTTCGACGAGATGCGCCAGCACGTCTTCAGCGCCCGGTCGGCGAACGGTGGAGGCAACCCCTTCCTGGGGTTGCCTGCAGAGGCCGGCGCCGAGCCGGTGCCTGAGCCGGCCGGCGACACGCTCGTTCACTTGCCGCTGCGCGAGTTGCTGCTGTGCGGGTTCCTCGAGAACAAGGGCATGGTCCTCGTCGGCGCGGGCGCCGGCGTCGTGTGGCAAACCGGCCTCGGCGACCTCATCATGGGCCGGATGTTCGGCGGCAGCGAGGCGGTTGGCCGCGGCTTCTTCCGCTCGGTCTTCCGAGGCATCTTCGATGGCGGCCCGCTGCCCATCGCCAACATCGGACTGGCGATCGCCGCCTTCGGGTTCTTCCTGATCGCGATCCGCGTCGTGTCCATGGTCTGGGCATTCGTGCGCCTCTACGACTTCCGGCTGACGCGCATCGGCGAAGACCTGCGAACACACTACGGACTCTTCACGCGGGTGACGACGACGGTGCCGATCAGAAGGGTGCAGACGTTGATCGTGTCGGCCGGCCCCCTGCACCGCTGGCTGGATCGCGCGACGGTGCGCGTCGAAACCGCTGGCGGATCCGGCCAGGGACCATCGTCTGCCGGCGGCCGCGAGTGGCTGGCGCCGCTGATTCGCGTCGCGGCGCTGCCCGGCCTGATTGAGCAGGTGGTGCCGGGCGCCGACCTGTCGTCGCTCGAGTGGCATCCGGTCCACCCGCGCGCGTTCCGCCGGGCAATGAAGCCGAATCTGGTGGTCGCGGGAGGCCTGACGATCGCTGCCAGTCTCGCGATCGGCTGGGGCGCGATCGGGGTGCTGGTGCTCGCGTCCACCTGGGCCGTAATCAGCGCCCGGCAGTATGTCGCGCACCTGGGGTGGTCGGAGACAGACGAGGTGGTAGTGATGCGCAGTGGGTGGCTGTGGAAGCAGGTCACGCTCGCGCGGGTCAACAAGATCCAGGCGGTATCGCTATACCAGACGCCGTTCGATCGCCGCGCCGCCATGGCGCGCGTGCGGGTCGACACCGCGGGCGCGCGCGAGATGTCGCATCGCATCGACGTCCCCTACCTGGACGTCGTCATTGCCAGGAACCTATACCGGCGCCTGTCGGCGCATGCTGCCGTCACCGCGTTCAAGTGGTGAATGTAACGGTGCCTGGCCCCAATTAGCCCTTTTTCATTGCAGAATCTGCGACTTCGAGGCGTCTTCTGTCGCCATCGTCAAGGACATCTCCATACAAGCGATGGGCGCACGAGGGACACACGCCATGTGAGAACTCCGCGTCGCTGTGGTCGCGCACGTAGCGCTCGATCTGCTGCCACTCGCCCGCATCGGTGCGCACGTGCTTGCAGCTGGCGCAAATCGGGATGATGCCGTGCAGCGCCTGCAGCTGCTGGGTGGCGTCCTCGGCGCGATGCTGTGCCAGCCGCTCGCGATCGCGGGCCTCGGCCTCGAGTTGCCAGGACTCCGCGACCTGGTGCTGCAACAGACTCCGGCGGCGGACCGCAAGAACGCCAATGGTGTTCAGGAACACGATCACCACCAGGTCGGCGATCAGGCCTGCATCGGATGGCCCGTTCAGCCACCACAGGCGCGCCCCGACGAGGAATGCCGACAGCAGCAGCGGCGGCGTGATCTGTCGCATCAGCGTGTTGGGCACGGCCCCATACATGACGCCCAGGATCAGCAGCATCGTCGTCAAGACGAGGGTCGAGCCGCGGGGTTGCTGAAGCTGCAAGGCGATCAGCACGGGCACCACCAACAGCGCAATCATGAACGTGTTGCGCGACAGCGCCTCGCGCGTGCGCGAGCGCTGGAGCAGCCACAGGCCGCCCAGCGGCAGGGCCAGGGTCATGGCGCGGACCAGCACCCGGCTCTCAAGGCTGGAGGCGCCCGGCCGGATGCCCATCAAGTCGATGGCCGCGAAGATGCCCGTCGGAATGCAAATCGTCAGCAGCAGGGCCTGAATGAGCTTGCGGTCGCTACGAACCCGCAGCGTTTCGAGGGCGTCTGGCGAGAGGGGCGCGGGCGTACTCATGGATCCTTGCTGAGGTGCACGATGCGTACCGGTTAGTTTACTGAAATTTCGCCGATCGATCGGGTGCGCCAGGGGAATATCCCCCGTGAGTCGCTGCATATTCACCCCGCGATGCCCCCAAATCGGGCTGTAGCCTGGATGCTCCGCGGCCTGAACATTGCAGCTGGTATCGACATGCATCGACGAGATTTGCTTCGCTTCCTCAGCCTCTCTGCCCTGGCCGGCGCAACCGGGCGGGCCTACGCCGCCGGCGCGCCGGCGCCGTTCGGCCAGCTCCCGTCGGCCGGGTTCACGCCCGATGTCGAGTTCACGCTGGCCGCCGCCTCGGGAGAGGCGTCGATCCTGACCGGGGCGCCCACCAGCGTGTGGCGATTCACCGGCCAGGTCACCAAGGGTCCGGCCACCACCCTGCAGGTGCTGCCCGGCTCGTATCTCGGTCCGGTGATTCACGTCCGCCGCGGGCAGAAGGTGCGCATCCGCTTCCGCAACCAGCTTGCGGAAAGCTCAATTGTCCACTGGCACGGTCTCGACGTGCCGGAGCTCGCCGACGGGCATCCGCGTTTCGCCGTCGGCCCCGGCCGCGACTACGTCTACGAGTTCGAGGTGATCAATCGCGCCGGCACGTACTGGTATCACCCGCATCCCCACATGCGCACGGGCGCCCAGGTCTATCGCGGGCTCGCGGGCCTGTTCATCGTCCACGATGCTGAAGAAGACGCGCTCGGCCTGCCATCAGGAAGCGCCGAGCACCTGTGCGTGCTGCAGGATCGCCTGTTCGACGCGCGCAACCAGCTGGTGTTCCGCGGCGACAACATGATGGAGATGACGAACGGCTTCCTCGGCGACCGCGTCATGGTGAGCGGAAGGCCGCAGCCGGTCATCGACGTGGATGCCGGGTGGCAGCGCATCAGGCTGCTGAACGGATCGAACGCGCGCATCTACAAGCTGGCGTGGAGCCGCGACGTGAAGATGACGCTGATCGGCGGTGATGGCGGCCTGATGGAGCAGCCGGTTCGCCAGTCGGTGCTGACGCTGGCGCCCGGGCAGCGTGCCGATCTGCTGGTCGATCTCACCGGCATCGCCGCCGGCACCGATCTTCATCTCGACAGCCAGGCCTATCCCGAAGCCGATGCGGGTGTGGTCGGCATGATGGGGATGGGCCGGGGCATGGGCGGCGCGGCGAACGGCGCTCCGCTGCGCGTGATGACCCTGCGCACACGCGCGCGCGCCGGCGTGGCCTTCTCGGTGCCGGGGCGGCTATCAACGTTTGACGCGACGTGGACCGCCGGTGCCGGGGCAAGAATCCGCCAGGTGCCGATCGTGTTCCAGCGCATGGAGTGGCTGCTCGGCGGCCGCACATTCGAGATGACGCAGGTGGCGCCCGAAGAAACCGTCGCCGCGGGATCCACGCACGTCTGGGAGTTCATGAACCTCCCCAACGGCATGGGCATGCAGGCCGCGCATCCCATTCACATGCACGGCCGCCAGTTCCGCGTGCTGCAGCGCAGTGGGGCGGCCAACAACGCCCTGCGCGAGGGTTTGGCCGATGGCGGGTGGCGCGATGTCGTGCTGGTGCTGCCGGGTGAAACGGTGCGCGTGCAGGCGACGTTCTCGAGCTTCCCTGGGCTGTACCTCTATCACTGCCACATCCTCGAGCACGAGGACATGGGCATGATGCGCAACTTCCGCATCACCTGATTTCAGCCGCGGAGCAGGTAGGTGAGCGCGACCGCGACGAGGTAGAACGCGGCGATGGCGCCGGTGTCCCAGGCGACCACAAATCTCTTCGTCAGCACGCGATACGTCAGCCCCGTAAGGAACAAGCCGTTCATGGCGACGATGGCGACGATGGCCACGCTGTGGCTCGGCGACGCCTCCGCCAGCAACGGTCCCCCGAGGTAGAACACATCATCGAGGCCCAGGATCAGGAGGTTGAACAGGTTGCTGCCGAGAATGTTGCCAACCCCGAGATCGATCGCGCCAATGCGCACGGCCGCCAGCGAGACGACAATCTCCGGCAGCACCGTGGTGATGGCAATGAAGAAACTGCCGACAAAGGCATCGCCCAGGCCAGTCTGGCGGGCGATCTCGGCGCCAATTTGCGGCAGCATGAGCGCGGCGGCGACCACCAGCAGGGCGGCCACCGCGTAGTGCAGCACGGCGGTGCGCAGCGGCACCTGAGCGTAGTTCAATTCCTCGGCCACCTCCTTGCTCTCACGCGCCATCGTCTGCTTCTGGTGGGTGAAGATGACGCGCATGGCGACGAAGTAGAGAACGATCAGGATGGGCGTCGACATGCCGATCCAGCCAAGCGGCGGCAAGCGCGCGCCGGCCAGCAGGCCGAGGCCGGCGACCGAGATCAGCAACAGGCCAAACCCGATCGACAGCGCGTGCCCCTGATGCGCCCGCGCGCTGATCGGCTCGGGCTGAACCGCGTCCATGAGCGAGAGGATCAGCAGGTTGAACATGCAACTGCCCAGCACGTTGCCGATGGCAATGTTGGGGAGCGGCGCGAGCGCCGTGGCGCCGAAGCCCGTGATCAATTCCGGCAGGCTGGTGGTGGCCGCCAGCAAGACGAGACCGGCCCAACTGCGGCCGAAGCCCATCTTCTCGCCGAGCACGTCTCCGTAGCGCGCCAGGCGCACGCCCGCGAACACGATCACCAGCGCCACGGCGAGGAACTGAAGCCAGATCATCGGCCGCGGCTTACGCGGGGACGCTGAGGACCGGGCACGTGGCCCCGCGCAGCACCGGTTGACTGGTTGAGCCGGACAGCATCACCTCGATGCCGCCCGCGCCCTGCGCGCCCACCACGATCAGGTCGGCGCCGCCATCGGCCGAGCGCGACAGCAGCAGTTGCGCCGCGCGTCCAACCACGACCACTTCGTTGATGGCGCACCAGGTTTGCGGTTCGCCCGCCAGCCGCGCGTGCAGCCACTCGCCGGCGCGCGTGATGGCCTCGCGGTGGTACTTCGCCAGGTCGACGTCCAGGAATGGGCTGGGTTCCCGTTCGTGCAGGAACTCGATGGCGTGCAGCACGGTCACGCACCCGCCCGACTGCCGCCCGAGTTCGAGCGCCCATTTCAGCGCGGCGAGCGAGGCCGGCGAGAAGTCGACGCCGCACAGGATGTTCTTGAAGACCACCGGCAGTGCGGTAGCGGTGCCGGTTGCCGGCGGCACGGTCAGCACCGGGCACGGCGCGTTGCGCACGACCCGTGCGGTGACCGAGCCGAGAAACAGGCGGCTGAACCCCGAGCGGCCGTGCGTGCCCATGACCAGCAGGTCGGCCGGCAAGGTCGAGGCATGACGCAGGATGGTGGTGTGGACCACGCCGCTGTCGGCGATGAGCGACGTGCGATCGTCCTCGACCGGCGAGCCTGGGAGCCGCCGCAGTTCGGCCAACACGTCGTCCCGCGACGTGGCCAGGAGGATGCGCTCGGCCTCCTCCAGGCCCACCACTGGCTCGATGGCGCTACCAAGCGTCGGCACCACGTGCAGCAGCGTCAGGGTGGCGCCGTACCAGTTGGCAAAGGCCCTGGCGTAGGTGGTGGCTCGCACCGACGTTTCGGAGAAATCAATTGGGCAAAGCACGTGACTGAAATGCCTCATGGCCTCAGCTCCTGGGATGGTGATATCCCCGTAAAGGAGCATCAAATATGCCAAGAAAATGGCTCGAAAATCGGTAATTTCTGACCACAACCTCAGGAATAATCCCCGCGACCGGCCGCATTTTCGGCGGGTCGTATGGCATGCGGTGTGCATCTGTTGGCAGTGTGATTCGCACCTGCGTGGTTGTCTTTACGGTTGGGCTGGCGCTCTCCGGATGCGCCAGTGGCCGCTTTGGTCCGCCGCCGGAAATCAAGGCGCCCGGAGGGCCGCGCACGCTCAAGCAGTTGAGCGTCGAAGAGCGC includes these proteins:
- a CDS encoding ABC transporter permease — protein: MSDWTAAFTYAFRTLRRQPTFVLVSVLTLALGIGANTAIFSVIKTVVLNPLPYEDPEKIAVLWEVNPDGNQGPVSIPTFEDWQREATSLESLAAYRHVDFSYKGTGDPQNVPGLRATPDLFKVLKSNAALGRTFTADEAVPGADRVVVLSHGFWTRVLAADRGIIGQVIQLDAVPFTVVGVMPPAFEFPTSTKVEVWTPLAFDPKDMHGRSRRARSLTVVGRIAPGSSAQQAQEEVTVLASRIAAEFKDSNAGWSARVVAAHEQLVGASRPALMVLMGAVGFLLLIVCANMANLLLARLSSRRREMAVRGALGASRWEIAKPIVAESLLLSFAGGVTGLLAAFGGLRLLSNLPESQLPRMDGLALDGGVLLFTTVISIGVALAFGLLPALHASRQDLRDNMQESSGTTGSPYARRLLSGLVVVEVALALVLLVGAGLMTRSFSKLLEVNPGFDSTNLIAARVLLPATKYQRQTQVRFYEDVIERMRRAPGVTNASAVSAMPLHDVGAAGALPFNVEGQPPPPTEDPLADVRIVAPGYFETMKIRLIEGRFLDERDADVGPRTSVINETMARRYFADRSPLGLVIQNPHGKSQVVGVVGDVHNQGLDREPRKQVYLPMKQSPTAGMAVVARTNQDPMTVANTIQRVIWEVDPGQPIYELSTMDQILARAVFLPRLSTTLLALFAVAALLLAALGIYGVLSYSVSQRTREIGLRMALGASGGNTVALVVKSSVALVAIGGAVGLVAASLLARSMQGILYGVGPFDIPSFALAATVLMIAGVAASVLPALRTTRVDPMIALREQ
- a CDS encoding PH domain-containing protein — translated: MSESDSVADGLDHQLDPRVIPMQRISGGLFIAAVLLASLVGLGIALLAGDDIPGWLRMMLSLVWLVLAMLGGVFAYRWPVRAYRHTSYRVDDQGIEIRQGVYWRIVINVPRSRVQHIDVAQGPLDRRYGLGKLVIYTAGTDHAKVELEGLAHERALRVRAHLLPSGAGDAV
- a CDS encoding multicopper oxidase family protein, whose product is MHRRDLLRFLSLSALAGATGRAYAAGAPAPFGQLPSAGFTPDVEFTLAAASGEASILTGAPTSVWRFTGQVTKGPATTLQVLPGSYLGPVIHVRRGQKVRIRFRNQLAESSIVHWHGLDVPELADGHPRFAVGPGRDYVYEFEVINRAGTYWYHPHPHMRTGAQVYRGLAGLFIVHDAEEDALGLPSGSAEHLCVLQDRLFDARNQLVFRGDNMMEMTNGFLGDRVMVSGRPQPVIDVDAGWQRIRLLNGSNARIYKLAWSRDVKMTLIGGDGGLMEQPVRQSVLTLAPGQRADLLVDLTGIAAGTDLHLDSQAYPEADAGVVGMMGMGRGMGGAANGAPLRVMTLRTRARAGVAFSVPGRLSTFDATWTAGAGARIRQVPIVFQRMEWLLGGRTFEMTQVAPEETVAAGSTHVWEFMNLPNGMGMQAAHPIHMHGRQFRVLQRSGAANNALREGLADGGWRDVVLVLPGETVRVQATFSSFPGLYLYHCHILEHEDMGMMRNFRIT
- a CDS encoding universal stress protein, which codes for MRHFSHVLCPIDFSETSVRATTYARAFANWYGATLTLLHVVPTLGSAIEPVVGLEEAERILLATSRDDVLAELRRLPGSPVEDDRTSLIADSGVVHTTILRHASTLPADLLVMGTHGRSGFSRLFLGSVTARVVRNAPCPVLTVPPATGTATALPVVFKNILCGVDFSPASLAALKWALELGRQSGGCVTVLHAIEFLHEREPSPFLDVDLAKYHREAITRAGEWLHARLAGEPQTWCAINEVVVVGRAAQLLLSRSADGGADLIVVGAQGAGGIEVMLSGSTSQPVLRGATCPVLSVPA
- a CDS encoding sodium:calcium antiporter — encoded protein: MIWLQFLAVALVIVFAGVRLARYGDVLGEKMGFGRSWAGLVLLAATTSLPELITGFGATALAPLPNIAIGNVLGSCMFNLLILSLMDAVQPEPISARAHQGHALSIGFGLLLISVAGLGLLAGARLPPLGWIGMSTPILIVLYFVAMRVIFTHQKQTMARESKEVAEELNYAQVPLRTAVLHYAVAALLVVAAALMLPQIGAEIARQTGLGDAFVGSFFIAITTVLPEIVVSLAAVRIGAIDLGVGNILGSNLFNLLILGLDDVFYLGGPLLAEASPSHSVAIVAIVAMNGLFLTGLTYRVLTKRFVVAWDTGAIAAFYLVAVALTYLLRG
- a CDS encoding PH domain-containing protein — protein: MPSEQRLHPATLLFDLAGHIKRFAIPAVLVIVGASRSTGGDGGMVRGVPAGWEAWLLVMFVPAMIFSVARYLSFRLHYDERELVIRTGLVFRNVRHIPFARIQNVDAVQNVFHRFFGVVEVRVETGGGKEEEARLSVLPRAAFDEMRQHVFSARSANGGGNPFLGLPAEAGAEPVPEPAGDTLVHLPLRELLLCGFLENKGMVLVGAGAGVVWQTGLGDLIMGRMFGGSEAVGRGFFRSVFRGIFDGGPLPIANIGLAIAAFGFFLIAIRVVSMVWAFVRLYDFRLTRIGEDLRTHYGLFTRVTTTVPIRRVQTLIVSAGPLHRWLDRATVRVETAGGSGQGPSSAGGREWLAPLIRVAALPGLIEQVVPGADLSSLEWHPVHPRAFRRAMKPNLVVAGGLTIAASLAIGWGAIGVLVLASTWAVISARQYVAHLGWSETDEVVVMRSGWLWKQVTLARVNKIQAVSLYQTPFDRRAAMARVRVDTAGAREMSHRIDVPYLDVVIARNLYRRLSAHAAVTAFKW